From the genome of Candidatus Electrothrix communis, one region includes:
- a CDS encoding MlaD family protein: MQKAVLRKRLIVSPIWFLPLLALCIGFWLLISSYRDSGIDITIHFSGAEGVTAGKTKVIYKGIQVGSVRSVVIDSELDGVDVTVEMDRVTRKSLVADTMFWIVRPEVSAGRITGLDTLVSGAYITLRMGASAKSERHFAGMSEPPPMGADTPGLHIRLKTDTLYSLQRGSYVYSRNLRIGKVDDYRLEQDGSIMLDVLIQPEFSHLIREETRCWNASGLSVTGDLQRGLSINVESMASLVYGGLTCGTADSLKETLPARSGQVFTLYKDFADAEYGIPMTLQLASGDGIVPGRTKVMFRGLKAGIVRSIDINNDDFHTVTASILLDPRAEKILREKSRFWVVRPQVSLSGIKNLEALISGAYITFQIGDGERQDHFVVESSPMPKLFLRPGKRFQLEAEDAGSLGLGSPVLYKKQAIGEVTDLQLSAAGERLAVELLVYEQYADLIKKNTRFYNISGFQLDASLQGISLQTGSLNSIIAGGISFFTPGDGEQVAEGQVFPLYPGREEARQAGSLLLTLEFLHGGDITARTKIKYKGIIMGTLVRTWYDPDKDRVFAKAAVQQRFSRLFRQTTDIWLVKPRVNLSGARHLGTLISGPYLDLLPGSGGPRTRFAVRDSEPRLSAPVPGLHLVLEAERIGSLKKGSPLYYRQVEIGRVTGIELGPTAQMVWIHVAIEQNYIPLVHRSSRFWNAGGVKVIAGLFSGVSVETESLESIIAGGIAMATPEEPGTSAEEGDHFLLAKEADEDWLAWSPKITLSQKERLTEQHRVRAGKKKKRVSGKEKR, from the coding sequence ATGCAAAAAGCTGTGCTTCGCAAACGTCTGATAGTTTCTCCAATTTGGTTTCTCCCTCTGCTGGCTCTCTGCATCGGTTTTTGGCTGCTGATCAGCAGTTATCGTGATTCCGGTATTGATATCACCATTCATTTTTCCGGTGCCGAAGGAGTGACCGCCGGCAAAACCAAGGTGATTTATAAAGGTATCCAGGTGGGAAGCGTTAGAAGCGTTGTTATAGATAGCGAGCTTGATGGCGTTGATGTTACTGTGGAAATGGACAGGGTGACTAGAAAAAGTTTGGTTGCGGACACCATGTTCTGGATTGTCAGGCCGGAGGTCTCCGCAGGTCGTATTACGGGTCTGGATACCTTAGTCAGCGGAGCCTATATCACCCTGCGCATGGGAGCTTCAGCAAAGTCTGAGCGTCATTTTGCTGGGATGTCTGAGCCGCCTCCCATGGGGGCAGATACCCCTGGTCTTCATATCAGGTTGAAAACCGATACCCTGTATTCGCTGCAAAGGGGGTCATATGTGTACAGTCGGAATCTCCGTATCGGTAAAGTGGACGACTACCGCCTTGAACAGGACGGCAGTATTATGCTGGACGTGCTTATTCAGCCGGAGTTCAGCCATTTGATTCGTGAAGAAACCAGATGTTGGAATGCCAGCGGTCTTTCTGTTACTGGCGATTTGCAGCGAGGATTGAGCATTAATGTCGAATCCATGGCTTCGCTTGTCTATGGTGGGCTTACTTGCGGAACAGCAGATTCGCTCAAAGAAACACTGCCTGCCCGCTCCGGCCAGGTGTTTACCCTGTATAAAGATTTTGCAGATGCCGAGTACGGTATCCCTATGACGTTACAACTTGCCAGTGGTGATGGTATTGTGCCGGGGAGAACCAAAGTGATGTTTCGGGGGCTGAAGGCGGGCATTGTTCGTTCGATTGATATCAATAATGATGATTTTCATACGGTAACGGCAAGTATTCTCCTGGACCCGAGAGCAGAGAAAATACTTCGTGAGAAGAGTAGATTCTGGGTTGTGCGCCCTCAGGTCTCCCTCAGCGGAATCAAAAATTTGGAGGCACTGATTTCCGGAGCCTATATTACCTTTCAGATCGGTGATGGTGAGCGGCAGGATCATTTCGTTGTTGAGTCCTCACCTATGCCCAAGCTTTTTTTGCGGCCAGGAAAACGTTTTCAGCTGGAAGCAGAAGACGCTGGTTCTTTGGGGCTTGGCTCGCCAGTTTTGTATAAGAAGCAGGCGATCGGGGAGGTGACGGATTTGCAGCTGAGTGCAGCCGGGGAGCGTCTTGCTGTGGAGCTCTTGGTTTATGAACAGTATGCGGATTTGATTAAAAAGAATACCCGTTTTTATAATATCTCCGGTTTCCAGCTTGATGCTTCTTTGCAGGGGATTTCTTTACAGACTGGTTCTCTGAATTCCATAATCGCGGGCGGCATTTCCTTTTTTACGCCCGGTGACGGAGAGCAGGTTGCAGAGGGACAAGTTTTTCCGCTCTATCCTGGCCGAGAAGAAGCACGTCAAGCAGGCTCTCTTTTGCTGACCTTGGAGTTTCTCCACGGCGGGGATATCACGGCCAGGACAAAAATTAAATATAAGGGAATCATTATGGGCACCCTGGTCCGTACCTGGTATGATCCGGACAAGGACCGGGTATTTGCCAAGGCTGCTGTTCAGCAAAGGTTCAGCAGGCTTTTTCGGCAGACAACAGATATCTGGCTTGTTAAACCACGAGTGAATCTTTCCGGTGCCCGGCATCTGGGGACCCTGATTTCTGGCCCGTATCTTGATCTCCTACCCGGAAGCGGTGGTCCGAGAACTCGTTTTGCGGTCCGGGATTCCGAACCCAGGCTGTCCGCACCGGTGCCTGGCCTGCATTTGGTCTTGGAGGCTGAACGGATAGGTTCTTTAAAAAAGGGCAGTCCGCTCTATTACAGGCAGGTGGAAATAGGGAGGGTAACCGGTATTGAGCTCGGGCCGACAGCGCAAATGGTCTGGATCCATGTGGCTATTGAGCAAAACTATATTCCTCTTGTTCATCGGAGCTCCAGATTCTGGAATGCTGGCGGAGTCAAGGTGATCGCTGGCCTTTTTTCCGGGGTCTCTGTGGAAACAGAATCGTTGGAATCCATTATCGCGGGCGGGATTGCTATGGCGACGCCAGAAGAACCAGGTACATCTGCCGAGGAGGGAGATCATTTTTTGCTGGCAAAAGAGGCTGATGAAGATTGGTTGGCCTGGTCGCCCAAGATTACTCTGTCGCAAAAAGAAAGGCTGACAGAACAACATCGGGTCCGGGCGGGAAAAAAGAAGAAGAGAGTGAGCGGAAAGGAGAAAAGGTAA
- a CDS encoding PEP/pyruvate-binding domain-containing protein, translating to MTNRYISTLSAVRKNDINRVGGKGANLGELAGKGFPVPSGFVVSAEAYSIFFTSLRLQKILHSLNKAGKNELSRACGVIRNTITNASFPGELAESILAAHQRLIGNRIDETVCAVRSSATTEDISEASFAGQHATYYYVERANLLRMIQYCWASLWSKEAVSYRNACGIEHSAAMAVVIQEMVRSEISGITFTANPVTCADEIVIEASWGMGAAIVDGRVTPDRYTLDHDTLQLLDQRIAEKSVMVPNKLQTETSSRLTEVPLGLQQQQTLNLELLETVATWALKAEKYFESPQNMEWAVSDGHFYILQSRPISPVDRRNKQLEPKGKYILFKPAINSPAEPFTPLTADLFSLATSPLLRSIHGHCYFDLKYIRPLFPFQFSDLELVNLFSGLNPKNSLPRPKLSWRKLTFSLLFWLCGYFLFGVLFARSRNIPKNLPKKYRETYRNIKKRPNNDHLKSLLRLSLLPKIFDPIGSIPLWINISSVRHLFPFVPLRMLLNHWLPELQPETCSLLCAGPPSPYPKTIDSAIEQLAFKAGQFPSIRDKFLNRRPDQVLKALEKDPNARPFLQLFASFIEKYSYRAAKELELQSVRWEENPNHVIKLIRDHLLTPPDNKQTERLSAEEHDHLTSKIKHQLERHPFERPFRLRWHLILFLYKATKRFLKLGERSRSYHLMAMSVVRKELLLLEKDFLVQGVLKCTGDIFFLRLQEITHIQQGLLGWSDIEDLIHQRRHDLIRATRKTPAKTVGIDLPNSTQNTSGSSGAPRVILPGQTASPGSYTGRARVIINPKQSPELLPGEILVAPYTDPSWTPLFLTAGGAVVEIGSYLSHAGTAAREYTLPCVVDVTECTKCIRTGDFLWIDGERGEVQILETRQPSAGKTGENSA from the coding sequence ATGACCAACAGATACATCAGCACACTTTCCGCTGTCCGCAAGAATGATATAAATAGGGTCGGCGGAAAAGGAGCAAATCTGGGCGAACTTGCAGGGAAAGGATTTCCGGTTCCTTCGGGGTTTGTGGTCTCGGCAGAGGCCTACAGTATTTTTTTTACCTCTCTCCGTCTGCAAAAGATTCTGCACTCTCTTAACAAAGCAGGTAAAAACGAGCTTTCACGTGCCTGCGGCGTTATTCGCAACACCATCACCAATGCAAGTTTTCCCGGAGAACTGGCTGAGAGTATTCTTGCGGCACATCAGCGACTGATAGGAAACAGGATTGACGAAACAGTCTGCGCCGTGCGGAGCTCTGCAACAACAGAGGATATTTCAGAAGCCAGCTTTGCCGGTCAGCACGCAACCTATTATTATGTTGAACGTGCCAACCTGTTGCGCATGATTCAATATTGCTGGGCTTCCCTTTGGAGCAAAGAGGCGGTCAGTTATCGAAACGCCTGCGGCATTGAACATTCAGCCGCCATGGCAGTAGTGATTCAAGAAATGGTTCGCTCAGAGATCTCCGGCATTACCTTCACCGCAAACCCGGTCACCTGTGCAGATGAAATCGTGATCGAAGCATCTTGGGGCATGGGAGCAGCCATTGTCGACGGACGAGTAACCCCGGACCGCTACACCCTAGACCACGACACTTTGCAATTGCTTGACCAGCGAATTGCAGAAAAAAGCGTCATGGTCCCCAACAAGCTCCAGACAGAAACATCCTCTCGTCTGACAGAAGTTCCGCTTGGGCTCCAGCAGCAGCAAACCCTCAACCTAGAACTTCTCGAAACCGTTGCCACCTGGGCTCTCAAAGCCGAAAAATACTTTGAATCTCCCCAAAATATGGAATGGGCGGTTTCCGACGGACATTTCTATATCCTTCAATCTCGCCCGATATCTCCTGTGGACCGCAGAAACAAGCAGCTGGAACCCAAAGGGAAATATATCCTGTTCAAACCAGCAATCAACAGCCCAGCAGAGCCCTTCACACCGCTGACCGCTGACCTATTTTCCCTGGCGACCTCACCGCTGTTACGCTCCATCCACGGCCATTGTTATTTTGATCTCAAATATATCCGTCCTCTTTTTCCCTTCCAATTCTCGGATCTCGAACTGGTGAATCTTTTCTCTGGCCTGAACCCGAAAAACTCCCTGCCACGCCCAAAGCTCTCTTGGCGCAAGCTTACATTTTCTCTTCTTTTCTGGCTCTGTGGCTATTTCCTGTTCGGTGTTCTTTTTGCCCGATCCCGCAACATACCGAAAAACCTCCCAAAAAAATACAGAGAAACCTATCGAAATATCAAAAAAAGGCCGAACAACGATCATCTTAAGAGTCTGCTCCGACTCAGCCTGCTCCCGAAAATCTTTGATCCCATCGGCAGTATTCCTCTGTGGATCAATATTTCCTCAGTACGACATCTGTTCCCTTTTGTCCCCCTGAGAATGCTGCTCAATCATTGGCTACCTGAACTGCAACCTGAGACGTGCTCCCTGCTCTGCGCTGGCCCCCCTAGCCCCTACCCGAAAACAATAGATTCTGCAATCGAACAACTTGCCTTCAAAGCCGGACAATTCCCCTCAATTCGGGATAAATTCTTGAATCGTCGACCTGATCAGGTACTAAAGGCCCTGGAAAAAGACCCAAACGCCCGCCCCTTTCTTCAACTCTTTGCAAGCTTCATTGAAAAATACAGCTACAGAGCAGCAAAAGAGCTGGAACTACAATCTGTCAGATGGGAAGAAAATCCAAATCATGTTATAAAGTTGATTCGTGATCACCTGCTTACCCCTCCTGATAACAAGCAAACCGAGAGACTCTCTGCTGAAGAACACGATCATTTGACCAGCAAAATAAAGCACCAACTGGAAAGACATCCCTTTGAACGTCCTTTTCGACTGCGCTGGCATCTTATCCTGTTTCTTTATAAAGCAACCAAGCGATTTCTCAAGCTCGGAGAGCGTTCCCGTTCGTACCATCTGATGGCAATGTCAGTTGTGCGAAAAGAACTTCTTCTCCTTGAAAAAGATTTTCTGGTTCAAGGCGTTCTCAAATGCACAGGGGATATTTTTTTTCTGCGACTCCAAGAGATCACGCACATTCAACAAGGCCTTCTGGGCTGGTCGGATATTGAGGACCTCATCCATCAGCGACGTCATGATCTCATCAGAGCGACAAGAAAAACGCCTGCCAAGACCGTCGGTATAGACCTGCCGAACAGCACCCAAAACACGTCCGGGTCTTCAGGAGCACCTCGGGTGATTCTTCCTGGCCAGACCGCTTCACCAGGCAGTTATACCGGACGAGCCCGGGTCATCATAAACCCGAAACAGAGTCCAGAACTGCTTCCCGGAGAAATATTAGTGGCACCCTATACCGATCCAAGCTGGACCCCGCTTTTCCTCACAGCTGGAGGTGCTGTTGTAGAGATCGGCAGCTATCTCTCCCACGCCGGAACAGCTGCCCGGGAATATACCCTGCCCTGTGTAGTTGATGTTACCGAATGTACCAAATGTATACGAACCGGCGATTTCCTCTGGATAGACGGGGAAAGAGGAGAGGTACAAATTCTTGAGACCAGGCAACCGTCTGCGGGCAAAACAGGTGAAAATTCTGCGTAA
- the mtaB gene encoding tRNA (N(6)-L-threonylcarbamoyladenosine(37)-C(2))-methylthiotransferase MtaB, producing the protein MKKRKVAVATLGCKVNQFESASFISGFREQGCELVSASEEADILVVNTCAVTARAGQQSRQLIRKLSRINPEARLLVTGCYAQLTGDELPELIPDSSLIVLGNGDKHLVVSTALAEGQAVSSSVTDVGLVKEICPLPVRRFSGRTRAYLRIQDGCNNFCSYCIVPYTRGRCRSLPLADVLAQVDVFIEEGYRELVVTGINVGKYGLDLTEGEDIYSLLETLCRRFPAIRIRLSSVEPAEVNERLLELMTGFANFMPHLHIPLQSGDDGVLTRMQRKYTTETFAEVVERVRTVLPHAAIGCDILAGFPGEDEQAAENSFSFLAQLPITYLHIFPYSLRPGTAAAKFADQVPGPVKDARVARLRELDVQKKVTFYQQHCGTEQRVLLEGGDEQAGLFKGFSGNYIPVRCKGDARLVGSSAGTVVSVQLKEVRGETVFGEIISS; encoded by the coding sequence GTGAAAAAACGAAAAGTTGCTGTTGCCACCCTGGGGTGCAAGGTCAATCAGTTTGAGTCTGCTTCCTTTATCTCTGGGTTCAGGGAGCAGGGATGTGAGCTGGTCTCTGCATCAGAAGAGGCGGATATCCTGGTTGTCAATACCTGTGCGGTAACAGCCAGGGCAGGGCAGCAATCACGTCAGCTGATCCGCAAGCTCAGCCGGATCAATCCGGAAGCCCGATTGTTGGTCACCGGTTGCTATGCTCAACTTACGGGAGACGAGTTGCCGGAACTCATTCCGGATAGCTCACTCATTGTACTCGGCAACGGAGATAAACATCTGGTGGTCAGTACAGCCCTGGCAGAGGGGCAAGCCGTCTCGTCGTCGGTCACGGATGTCGGATTGGTCAAGGAGATCTGTCCCCTGCCGGTGCGGCGATTCAGCGGTAGAACCAGGGCCTATCTTCGTATCCAGGACGGTTGTAATAATTTTTGTTCATACTGCATTGTCCCCTACACCAGAGGGCGATGCCGAAGTCTCCCGCTGGCAGATGTCCTGGCGCAGGTTGATGTTTTTATTGAGGAAGGATATCGGGAACTGGTGGTCACCGGTATCAATGTGGGAAAGTATGGCCTGGATCTGACCGAGGGTGAGGATATCTATTCTTTGCTGGAAACCCTGTGCCGTCGTTTTCCGGCAATACGGATTCGCCTCAGTTCGGTGGAGCCTGCCGAGGTCAATGAACGTTTGTTGGAACTCATGACAGGGTTTGCCAATTTCATGCCGCATCTCCATATTCCTCTTCAGAGCGGGGATGACGGGGTGTTGACGCGAATGCAGCGTAAGTACACAACCGAGACCTTTGCCGAGGTGGTTGAGCGAGTGCGCACGGTCTTGCCCCATGCAGCAATCGGTTGTGATATTTTGGCCGGTTTTCCCGGTGAGGATGAGCAGGCTGCAGAAAACAGTTTTTCTTTTCTTGCGCAATTGCCAATTACCTATCTCCACATTTTTCCTTATTCCCTTCGTCCCGGCACTGCTGCGGCGAAATTTGCCGATCAGGTACCCGGTCCGGTTAAGGATGCACGGGTTGCTCGTTTACGAGAGCTTGATGTGCAAAAGAAAGTGACTTTTTATCAGCAGCATTGCGGGACAGAACAGAGGGTGTTGCTTGAGGGGGGTGATGAACAGGCAGGGCTGTTCAAAGGCTTTTCAGGGAACTATATTCCTGTTCGTTGCAAAGGGGATGCACGCTTAGTGGGAAGTTCGGCAGGAACCGTGGTATCGGTTCAGCTTAAAGAAGTACGGGGTGAGACGGTTTTCGGAGAAATTATCAGTTCCTGA
- the hpt gene encoding hypoxanthine phosphoribosyltransferase: protein MKIKETLLQRQEIEERVSSLGQQLTKDYTGKKPVVIGILNGAFIFLADLVRAVDLPVEVDFIRVASYGEATESSGSITLTKEPELDLAGKDILLVEDIVDSGTTMAWLQKYFTTQHKPNSVKTCTLIDKNERRAVDVQMDYVGFQIEEGFLVGYGLDCAQQYRTLPDICTLEE, encoded by the coding sequence GTGAAAATAAAAGAAACGCTTCTTCAACGTCAGGAGATTGAGGAACGAGTCAGCAGCCTAGGTCAGCAGCTGACAAAGGACTATACCGGTAAAAAACCGGTGGTGATCGGCATCCTTAATGGAGCTTTTATTTTTCTTGCTGATTTAGTCCGAGCTGTTGACCTACCCGTGGAAGTGGATTTTATCCGGGTGGCGAGTTACGGGGAGGCCACGGAAAGTAGCGGTTCCATCACCCTCACCAAAGAACCGGAACTTGATCTGGCAGGTAAGGATATTCTCTTAGTGGAGGATATTGTGGACAGTGGAACCACTATGGCTTGGCTGCAAAAGTATTTCACCACCCAGCATAAACCGAACTCTGTAAAAACCTGCACCCTTATTGACAAAAACGAACGACGGGCTGTCGATGTACAGATGGATTATGTCGGGTTCCAGATCGAAGAGGGCTTTCTCGTCGGGTACGGGCTGGATTGTGCGCAACAGTATCGGACCTTGCCAGACATCTGCACCCTTGAAGAGTAG
- the cas5 gene encoding type I-MYXAN CRISPR-associated protein Cas5/Cmx5/DevS, translated as MLILRLDAPFGVFRTFAAGNFRPTASFITPSAAYGLVLNIAGIDMRAPDDGRSVATLIRRKELPAVEIALGVRGELPRQQSVLQQLHNYPVGAAGKERKVAAKGSPYNISPVRRTFLTDIHAYIAVRGDKILEEKVIKGLAGEETKDRYGLPFIGDNSFLPDRLEAVEQPELARWYERIDEKNEAGMREGITRLTITIDRINMERTCSALFAPHRHASTEIPERAWVPIAY; from the coding sequence GTGCTGATTCTACGTCTTGATGCCCCGTTCGGGGTGTTCAGAACTTTTGCTGCTGGGAATTTTCGGCCCACGGCCTCTTTTATCACTCCATCTGCGGCCTATGGGCTAGTGCTGAATATTGCAGGTATTGATATGCGTGCTCCTGATGATGGTAGATCTGTGGCAACCTTGATTCGGCGCAAAGAACTGCCCGCTGTTGAGATCGCCTTGGGAGTCAGAGGAGAGTTGCCCCGGCAACAGAGTGTGTTGCAGCAGCTGCATAATTACCCGGTCGGTGCTGCTGGCAAAGAACGTAAGGTCGCAGCTAAAGGGAGCCCGTATAATATCAGTCCGGTTCGCCGCACCTTTTTGACCGATATCCATGCCTATATTGCTGTGCGGGGTGATAAGATCCTTGAAGAGAAGGTCATCAAGGGGTTGGCTGGGGAGGAGACCAAGGATAGGTACGGCCTGCCCTTTATCGGGGATAATAGTTTTTTGCCCGATCGGTTGGAAGCGGTGGAGCAACCGGAACTGGCTCGCTGGTATGAACGTATTGATGAAAAGAATGAAGCTGGTATGCGTGAGGGTATCACCCGATTGACCATCACTATTGACCGGATAAACATGGAGCGTACCTGTTCTGCTTTGTTTGCTCCGCATCGACATGCGAGTACAGAAATTCCAGAACGGGCCTGGGTGCCGATTGCCTATTGA
- the cmx8 gene encoding type I-MYXAN CRISPR-associated protein Cmx8: MSTEKTQGSVLTLHYRLFDLPSAQHKAGLAGLLVMIKSMQRRGLEPLPEIRDLSPTGVTIFLTCESLQRLYDDFFASQRNKEGKIVPKAEFLESMGMPPLWSSLWRDIITRVLRAGAPAQMRAFRDRSTPEKPPSQWDWEKMWEHLTTDERVEINGTDMIGIESINAQRVKYVAPPQEALLLTFWPVVSLPYVTQKLTTLKSRRVQDYYFSYYAYVMVIPEVSCLDDFVQKIFKLYPQSLDDAAPGKAPWPAQAVISTAKEAALLFASRQYDGINTFPILDMVSSLHIIHLKYGKGSPDIINDSAVVPTRSLVNDYSKVVSGYFNPLFKKQLIENLFMRQVWYHGMYALFANYPKEFFIQCPESPKKIYGFFRDVKRKFFFIYQYTQEDMEGRVKAEENKEDLLALRIRSLVRQYIRQKAKRKSRMVSKGFQKDESGRIRYLKTYREAVENVCMDIFLAMRGRQDQYFVEYFTETLRSVPQYLSNNDFQLISQALNNEWDKVKTLSMLAVSACSYLPENKNDDEGREE, from the coding sequence ATGAGTACTGAAAAGACACAAGGCAGCGTACTGACCCTGCATTATAGGCTTTTCGATTTGCCCTCAGCCCAGCACAAGGCTGGCCTGGCCGGGTTACTGGTGATGATCAAATCCATGCAACGGCGAGGGCTTGAGCCGCTGCCAGAAATTCGTGATCTCAGTCCGACTGGAGTGACAATTTTTTTAACCTGTGAGAGCCTCCAGAGGCTTTATGATGATTTTTTTGCATCTCAAAGGAACAAAGAAGGAAAAATTGTTCCAAAGGCAGAGTTCCTGGAATCAATGGGGATGCCCCCGCTTTGGTCCTCTTTATGGCGGGATATCATCACGCGAGTGTTACGGGCAGGTGCTCCGGCCCAGATGAGAGCCTTTCGAGATCGCAGTACACCAGAAAAACCTCCTTCGCAATGGGATTGGGAGAAAATGTGGGAGCATTTGACAACCGATGAGAGGGTGGAGATAAACGGTACAGACATGATAGGTATCGAATCGATCAATGCGCAAAGGGTAAAGTACGTTGCACCTCCGCAGGAAGCTCTTTTGTTGACGTTTTGGCCTGTTGTCTCCCTGCCCTATGTTACGCAAAAGTTGACAACTTTAAAAAGTAGGCGAGTTCAGGATTATTATTTTAGTTACTATGCATATGTTATGGTGATCCCGGAAGTTTCCTGTCTTGACGATTTTGTCCAGAAAATTTTTAAGTTATATCCGCAGTCATTGGATGATGCTGCTCCTGGGAAAGCACCATGGCCTGCACAGGCAGTGATATCAACGGCAAAAGAGGCGGCCCTTCTTTTTGCAAGCAGACAGTATGATGGTATTAACACCTTTCCGATATTGGATATGGTGTCTTCTCTCCATATTATCCATCTTAAATATGGCAAGGGTAGCCCTGATATAATTAATGATAGTGCTGTCGTCCCAACGAGATCATTGGTGAATGATTACAGCAAGGTCGTGTCTGGTTATTTTAATCCTCTGTTCAAGAAGCAGCTTATTGAAAATCTTTTCATGCGGCAGGTATGGTATCACGGCATGTATGCTTTGTTTGCCAATTATCCAAAGGAATTTTTTATTCAATGCCCAGAATCCCCAAAGAAAATTTACGGTTTTTTTCGGGATGTTAAAAGGAAGTTCTTTTTTATATATCAGTATACTCAAGAAGATATGGAGGGGCGTGTCAAAGCGGAAGAAAACAAGGAAGACCTGCTTGCCTTGAGAATACGCAGTCTGGTTAGGCAATATATTCGGCAAAAGGCCAAGAGAAAATCAAGAATGGTCTCTAAGGGATTTCAAAAAGACGAGAGCGGAAGGATTCGTTATCTGAAAACCTATCGTGAAGCTGTGGAAAATGTCTGTATGGATATTTTCCTGGCTATGCGAGGGCGGCAAGATCAATATTTCGTTGAGTATTTTACCGAAACTCTCCGCTCAGTGCCCCAGTATTTATCGAATAACGATTTTCAGCTGATTTCTCAGGCCCTAAACAATGAATGGGACAAGGTGAAGACACTGTCCATGCTTGCTGTTTCTGCCTGCTCGTATCTGCCTGAAAATAAAAATGATGACGAAGGAAGAGAAGAATGA
- the cas6 gene encoding type I-MYXAN CRISPR-associated protein Cas6/Cmx6, whose translation MINLHFQAQGETIRVDHGYALFSAISRCLGKEFHPPNRDIRRASAISSCLGEKYHHKKRDVRLALIRGRYAGDGLLKLLPSSRITFRLPSEKVALYINLSGKTLDLVGHKVRVGVPKSQGLVPATALYAHLVTTKSGLERNRFEKEIQRQLDEQGCQGRVSIGKRRTFSIHGKKIVGYSLLVSELSAEESLVLQEKGVGGRGKMGCGFFYPWNG comes from the coding sequence ATGATTAATCTGCATTTTCAAGCCCAAGGTGAAACGATCCGAGTAGATCACGGCTATGCTCTCTTTTCAGCAATTAGCCGTTGCTTGGGGAAGGAGTTTCATCCACCAAATCGAGATATACGACGTGCCTCAGCAATCAGCTCTTGCTTGGGGGAGAAGTACCACCATAAAAAGCGGGATGTACGACTTGCTTTGATTCGGGGGCGGTACGCTGGCGATGGCCTGCTTAAGCTCTTACCGAGTTCTCGTATAACTTTCCGTTTGCCTTCAGAGAAAGTGGCGTTGTATATCAATCTTTCAGGAAAAACCCTTGACCTTGTCGGGCATAAGGTCCGGGTCGGTGTACCGAAATCGCAGGGGTTGGTTCCGGCCACAGCCCTGTACGCGCATCTTGTGACAACCAAGAGTGGTTTGGAACGAAACCGCTTTGAGAAAGAAATTCAGCGTCAGTTGGACGAGCAAGGCTGTCAGGGGAGGGTGTCCATCGGAAAACGGAGGACGTTTTCAATTCATGGCAAGAAGATTGTGGGGTACTCTCTGTTGGTTTCGGAGTTGAGTGCCGAAGAATCTCTTGTTCTGCAGGAGAAAGGTGTTGGAGGTCGCGGAAAAATGGGGTGCGGCTTTTTTTATCCCTGGAATGGGTGA